A window of the Corallococcus soli genome harbors these coding sequences:
- the trxA gene encoding thioredoxin encodes MAGYVIELGDAEFKREVLEAAEPVLVDFTATRCPPCRVLAPVLESLASEYQGRMKMAKLNVDDHPMTPGQYGVRAMPTLLFFKGGKVVKQIVGALARPKLEEAVRQVLTS; translated from the coding sequence ATGGCTGGGTACGTCATCGAGTTGGGAGACGCGGAGTTCAAGCGCGAGGTGCTGGAGGCGGCGGAGCCGGTGCTGGTGGACTTCACGGCCACAAGGTGCCCGCCCTGCCGGGTCCTCGCCCCGGTCCTCGAGTCGCTGGCCTCCGAGTACCAGGGGCGGATGAAGATGGCCAAGCTCAACGTCGACGACCACCCGATGACGCCAGGGCAGTACGGCGTCCGCGCGATGCCCACGCTGCTGTTCTTCAAGGGCGGCAAGGTGGTGAAGCAGATTGTCGGCGCGCTGGCCCGACCCAAGCTGGAGGAGGCCGTACGCCAGGTGCTCACCTCCTAG
- a CDS encoding LysR family transcriptional regulator: MATSPPLLDDMLLFTEVVTTGGITSAAERLGLRKSTVSRRLAALEERLGSRLLERNTRRLRLTEAGREYHAHCARLVAEAREVNAALSESRGTPQGTLRIATLSLLGELLTPVIAELLLRQPRLRVEVSLAQTHVDLVAEEYDLALRTGPLADSSLVARKLGRVRTGCYASPAYLSRHGTPQSPEELRAHECVLLAEPGTDEVWFFGEGRTARTVPVTGRLRVPSVRAGQAAARAGLGIVRLPASLVADDVRAGLLVPVLASDTPPGLPIFAVYPSSRQLPLKVRAFLALLSERSAALPWEEG, encoded by the coding sequence GTGGCCACGAGTCCCCCGCTGCTGGATGACATGCTCCTCTTCACGGAGGTGGTGACGACGGGCGGCATCACGTCCGCGGCGGAGCGCCTGGGCCTGCGCAAGTCGACGGTGAGCCGCCGGCTGGCAGCCCTGGAGGAGCGCCTGGGCTCGCGGCTGCTCGAGCGCAACACGCGGCGGCTGCGACTGACCGAGGCGGGCCGCGAGTACCACGCGCACTGCGCGCGGCTCGTCGCCGAGGCCCGCGAGGTGAACGCGGCGCTCAGCGAGTCGCGGGGCACGCCCCAGGGCACCCTGCGCATCGCCACGCTGTCCCTGCTGGGCGAGCTGCTCACGCCCGTCATCGCCGAGCTGCTGCTGCGCCAGCCCCGGCTGCGCGTGGAGGTGTCGCTCGCGCAAACGCACGTGGACCTCGTCGCGGAGGAGTACGACCTGGCGCTGCGCACCGGGCCGCTGGCGGACTCGTCGCTGGTGGCGCGCAAGCTGGGGCGGGTGCGCACGGGCTGTTATGCGAGCCCCGCCTACCTCAGCCGCCACGGGACGCCCCAGTCCCCGGAGGAGCTGCGGGCCCACGAGTGCGTCCTGCTGGCCGAGCCCGGCACCGACGAGGTGTGGTTCTTCGGGGAGGGAAGGACGGCGCGCACGGTGCCGGTGACGGGGCGCCTGCGCGTGCCGAGCGTGCGCGCGGGTCAGGCGGCGGCGCGCGCGGGGTTGGGCATCGTGAGGCTGCCAGCCTCGCTGGTGGCGGACGACGTGCGCGCGGGCCTGCTCGTCCCCGTGCTCGCGTCCGACACGCCCCCCGGCCTCCCCATCTTCGCCGTCTACCCGAGCAGCCGGCAGCTCCCCCTCAAGGTCCGCGCCTTCCTGGCGTTGCTGTCCGAGCGCAGCGCGGCGCTCCCGTGGGAGGAGGGCTAG